A stretch of Microbacterium caowuchunii DNA encodes these proteins:
- a CDS encoding ABC transporter substrate-binding protein codes for MKTRHTRAPLLVGVSALLILGLSACGATTDAGSSEGAEGAEGTEEIQPLVAGVIPVTDIGPVYMAQQNGLFEENGFDLTLQPAGSSTEIIQAMQSGQVQVGYGGSTGVFQAVENGVDLVIVAAASATPDDPENGINDLLVTADSPLTSARDLEGKKVAVNAPGGYTQLLADIAVKADGGDPAKVSYVQMGVPDQPAALDSGAIDAFVAGEPFGTLGREENGFRTLANPFEYLSDSAAVAGVWYALRSDVEKRPDYYAKVVEAIDAANAYALANDEELRENIAEFTKIDPALAARIRLGSYGKLPLTVENLQPIADWSLELGYVKKPVDFDTLIWEP; via the coding sequence ATGAAAACCCGACACACCCGTGCGCCGCTCCTCGTCGGAGTGAGCGCTCTCCTGATCCTGGGACTCAGCGCCTGCGGCGCGACGACGGACGCCGGCAGCTCGGAGGGCGCGGAGGGCGCCGAGGGCACCGAGGAGATCCAGCCCCTCGTCGCCGGGGTCATCCCCGTCACCGACATCGGTCCCGTCTACATGGCGCAGCAGAACGGCCTGTTCGAGGAGAACGGATTCGATCTCACCCTGCAGCCGGCCGGCTCGTCGACGGAGATCATCCAGGCGATGCAGTCCGGACAGGTCCAGGTCGGCTACGGCGGCTCGACCGGCGTGTTCCAGGCCGTCGAGAACGGCGTGGACCTGGTGATCGTGGCGGCCGCGAGCGCGACCCCCGACGACCCGGAAAACGGCATCAACGACCTGCTCGTCACCGCCGACAGCCCGCTCACCTCGGCGCGGGACCTCGAGGGCAAGAAGGTCGCGGTCAACGCGCCCGGCGGTTACACGCAGCTGCTCGCCGACATCGCGGTGAAAGCGGACGGCGGCGACCCCGCCAAGGTCAGCTACGTCCAGATGGGGGTTCCCGACCAGCCGGCCGCGCTCGACAGCGGGGCGATCGACGCGTTCGTGGCGGGGGAGCCGTTCGGCACCCTCGGCCGGGAGGAGAACGGCTTCCGCACCCTGGCGAACCCCTTCGAGTACCTGTCCGACAGTGCTGCGGTCGCCGGCGTCTGGTACGCCCTCCGCTCGGATGTGGAGAAGCGCCCCGACTACTACGCGAAGGTCGTCGAGGCCATCGACGCGGCCAACGCGTATGCGCTGGCGAACGACGAGGAGCTGCGGGAGAACATCGCGGAGTTCACGAAGATCGATCCCGCGCTCGCTGCCCGCATCCGGCTCGGCTCCTACGGCAAGCTCCCCCTGACGGTGGAGAACCTCCAGCCGATCGCGGACTGGTCGCTCGAACTCGGCTACGTGAAGAAGCCGGTCGACTTCGACACGCTCATCTGGGAGCCGTGA
- a CDS encoding NDMA-dependent alcohol dehydrogenase — MPTRTRAAIVRRQPGPFEVTDVWLDDPRQGEIRVKMAVSGLCHSDYHLVTGDSEAGLLPMVGGHEGTGVVEAVGPNTPGWDVGDKVVFSFIASCGKCRWCNEGMTNLCDLGAFLMKGSRFTDPDSYRVSLEDGTPVSQMCGLGTFAEHTVVDVNSAVKLPADAPLDKLWLLGCGVGTGWGSAVYAAETRPGDTVIVIGIGGVGINAVQGARHAGATNVIAVDPIELKRTTALRVGATHAFATIEEATEFAKSVTDWQGADRAILTVGLLSGKDVADAFAAIRKAGTVVVTAIAPSSEQSIPIPPLDITRYQKRIQGAIYGASNPRADIPRQYAMYRAGQLKLDELISNTYALDDIEQGYTDLIEGRNIRGGLVHRP; from the coding sequence ATGCCCACGCGCACCCGTGCCGCGATCGTCCGCCGGCAGCCCGGTCCGTTCGAGGTCACCGACGTCTGGCTGGACGATCCCCGGCAGGGCGAGATCCGGGTGAAGATGGCGGTCAGCGGCCTGTGCCACTCCGATTACCACCTGGTCACCGGCGACAGCGAAGCCGGGCTGCTGCCCATGGTCGGCGGGCACGAGGGCACCGGGGTCGTCGAGGCCGTCGGCCCGAACACCCCCGGCTGGGACGTGGGCGACAAGGTCGTCTTCTCCTTCATCGCCAGCTGCGGCAAGTGCCGCTGGTGCAACGAGGGCATGACCAATCTGTGCGACCTCGGCGCCTTCCTCATGAAGGGCAGCCGCTTCACCGATCCGGACAGCTACCGCGTCTCGCTCGAGGACGGCACCCCGGTCAGCCAGATGTGCGGCCTCGGCACGTTCGCCGAGCACACCGTCGTCGACGTCAACTCCGCCGTGAAGCTGCCCGCGGATGCGCCGCTGGACAAGCTCTGGCTGCTCGGCTGCGGGGTGGGGACCGGCTGGGGCTCCGCCGTCTACGCGGCCGAGACGCGACCCGGCGACACGGTCATCGTGATCGGCATCGGCGGGGTGGGCATCAACGCGGTGCAGGGCGCGCGGCACGCCGGAGCGACGAACGTGATCGCGGTGGACCCGATCGAACTGAAGCGGACCACGGCCCTGCGGGTGGGCGCGACCCATGCCTTCGCGACCATCGAGGAGGCCACCGAGTTCGCCAAGTCGGTGACCGACTGGCAGGGCGCCGACCGCGCCATCCTGACCGTCGGGCTCCTCAGCGGAAAGGATGTGGCCGACGCGTTCGCCGCGATCCGCAAGGCCGGCACGGTCGTCGTGACGGCGATCGCCCCGAGCTCGGAGCAGAGCATCCCGATCCCTCCGCTGGACATCACCCGGTATCAGAAGCGCATCCAGGGTGCGATCTACGGTGCGAGCAATCCGCGCGCCGACATCCCCCGGCAGTACGCCATGTACCGGGCGGGACAGCTCAAACTCGACGAACTCATCTCCAACACCTACGCCCTGGACGACATCGAGCAGGGCTACACGGATCTGATCGAGGGTCGCAACATCCGCGGCGGCCTCGTCCACCGCCCGTAG
- a CDS encoding aldehyde dehydrogenase — translation MTLTPTSPTLSRDRIFAGGEWLSPASSAELVVESPVDHSEVGRAPDGTAEDVDIAVRAAREAFDHGPWPRMTAAERADWLDRLADEMERRGGTTSEIITAEIGQPVRLSRPWAGVRPITHLRYYANVARRPDFDEEERPNVYGTGNSIIRHEPLGVAALIVPWNHPQASLTLKLAPALAAGCTVVIKPAPESPLDVYQFAEASLAIGMPPGVINIVPGGRDTGQALVAHPGTDKIGFTGSSEAGRHIASVAGGRLVPVTLELGGKSAAVILESADLDAAFTSLRTAAFDNTGQTCALMSRILAPRALYPEIHERLVALAGDLVVGDPTDEATELGPLVSRRIHDRVSGMVERARAAGATVVTGGQVLPVEGYFYAPTIVTDAAVDSEIAQDEVFGPVVTLLPYDTVDEAVRIANDSHYGLAGAVYGAPGEVLGVARRIRTGSIGLNGYRPDLNTPYGGYKDSGLGREFAPEAVRNFQETKSIWR, via the coding sequence ATGACGCTCACCCCCACGTCCCCGACCCTCTCCCGCGACCGGATCTTCGCCGGCGGCGAGTGGCTCTCCCCCGCATCCTCCGCGGAGCTGGTGGTGGAGAGCCCGGTGGACCACAGCGAGGTCGGCCGGGCACCGGACGGCACCGCGGAGGACGTCGACATCGCCGTCCGCGCGGCGCGCGAGGCCTTCGACCACGGCCCCTGGCCCCGGATGACCGCCGCCGAACGCGCCGACTGGCTGGACCGGCTCGCGGACGAGATGGAGCGGCGCGGCGGGACCACGAGCGAGATCATCACGGCCGAGATCGGACAGCCCGTCCGGCTCTCCCGCCCGTGGGCGGGCGTGCGACCGATCACGCACCTGCGGTACTACGCGAACGTCGCCCGGCGCCCGGACTTCGACGAGGAGGAGCGTCCGAACGTCTACGGCACCGGGAACTCGATCATCCGCCACGAGCCCCTCGGGGTCGCCGCGCTGATCGTGCCGTGGAACCATCCGCAGGCCTCGCTGACGCTCAAGCTCGCCCCCGCGCTCGCCGCCGGGTGCACCGTCGTCATCAAGCCCGCGCCGGAATCCCCGCTGGATGTCTACCAGTTCGCCGAGGCGAGCCTCGCGATCGGGATGCCGCCCGGCGTCATCAACATCGTGCCCGGCGGGCGGGACACCGGGCAGGCGCTGGTCGCGCACCCGGGCACGGACAAGATCGGGTTCACCGGGTCCTCCGAGGCCGGCCGGCACATCGCCTCCGTCGCGGGCGGTCGTCTGGTGCCGGTGACGTTGGAGCTCGGCGGGAAGTCCGCCGCGGTCATCCTGGAATCGGCGGATCTGGACGCCGCCTTCACGAGCCTGCGCACGGCCGCGTTCGACAACACGGGGCAGACCTGCGCCCTCATGTCGCGGATCCTCGCGCCCCGCGCCCTGTACCCGGAGATCCACGAACGCCTGGTCGCGCTCGCCGGCGACCTCGTCGTCGGCGATCCCACCGATGAGGCCACCGAGCTGGGCCCGCTCGTCTCCCGGCGCATCCACGACCGCGTGTCGGGCATGGTCGAGCGCGCCCGCGCGGCGGGCGCCACCGTCGTGACCGGCGGGCAGGTGCTCCCGGTGGAGGGCTACTTCTACGCCCCGACGATCGTGACCGATGCCGCCGTGGACAGCGAGATCGCCCAGGACGAGGTGTTCGGGCCGGTCGTCACCCTGCTGCCGTACGACACGGTGGACGAGGCCGTGCGCATCGCGAACGACTCGCACTACGGACTCGCGGGAGCCGTCTACGGCGCACCCGGCGAGGTGCTCGGCGTCGCCCGCCGCATCCGGACGGGTTCCATCGGTCTCAACGGGTACCGCCCCGATCTGAACACCCCCTACGGCGGGTACAAGGACTCCGGGCTGGGTCGCGAGTTCGCCCCCGAGGCCGTCCGCAACTTCCAGGAGACCAAGTCCATCTGGCGCTGA
- a CDS encoding aldo/keto reductase — protein MQYTRLGASGLTVSRLVLGCMSYGAPDLGGHGWSLPLDEARPFFRQAVESGITTFDTANVYSLGSSERITGELLGEFARREDVVIATKLAMPMGQGPNDRGLSRGAVMTQIDASLRRLGTDYVDLYQIHRFDPQTPVEETMEALHDVVKSGKARYIGASSMWAWQFASMQHTAALNGWTRFVSMQDQYNLFMREEEREMHPYCAATGVGVLTWSPLARGRLAREYGADSSRLRLDETGARLYRQNEGSDRRIAEAVGRIASARGVSRTTVALAWHLAKPAVTAPIVGATKPGHLDDALAALELDLGPDEIELLESPYVPRRPEGFA, from the coding sequence ATGCAGTACACCCGCCTCGGTGCGTCCGGCCTGACCGTCTCGCGTCTCGTCCTCGGCTGCATGAGCTACGGCGCACCGGACCTCGGCGGCCACGGCTGGTCGCTGCCGCTGGACGAGGCCCGGCCGTTCTTCCGGCAGGCCGTCGAGTCCGGCATCACCACGTTCGACACCGCCAACGTCTACTCGCTCGGCTCGAGCGAGCGCATCACCGGCGAGCTGCTGGGCGAGTTCGCCCGGCGTGAGGACGTCGTGATCGCCACCAAGCTCGCCATGCCGATGGGCCAGGGGCCGAACGACCGAGGGCTCTCCCGTGGCGCGGTCATGACGCAGATCGACGCATCCCTGCGCCGGCTGGGAACCGACTACGTCGATCTCTACCAGATCCACCGCTTCGATCCGCAGACCCCGGTCGAGGAGACGATGGAGGCGCTGCACGATGTGGTGAAGTCGGGGAAGGCGCGCTACATCGGCGCCTCCTCGATGTGGGCATGGCAGTTCGCGTCCATGCAGCACACCGCCGCGCTCAACGGCTGGACGCGCTTCGTCTCGATGCAGGACCAGTACAACCTCTTCATGCGCGAGGAGGAGCGGGAGATGCATCCGTACTGCGCCGCCACCGGCGTGGGCGTGCTGACCTGGAGTCCGCTCGCCCGCGGGCGACTCGCCCGCGAGTACGGCGCCGACAGCTCACGCCTGCGACTGGACGAGACCGGCGCCCGCCTCTACCGCCAGAACGAGGGGTCGGATCGTCGCATAGCGGAGGCGGTGGGCAGGATCGCGTCCGCGCGCGGGGTCAGCCGGACCACCGTGGCGCTGGCCTGGCACCTCGCGAAGCCGGCCGTGACCGCCCCGATCGTGGGGGCGACCAAACCCGGCCACCTCGACGACGCGCTCGCCGCGCTCGAACTCGACCTCGGGCCCGACGAGATCGAGCTGCTCGAATCTCCCTACGTGCCGCGGAGACCCGAGGGCTTCGCCTGA
- a CDS encoding aconitase X swivel domain-containing protein → MTEMRGRGIVPGVVEAEALVTTETISGFGGIDVATGTVIEPRHELFGVCFTGKVLVFPGAKGSSGWSGFFQSTRLMGTAPAAMVFAVPTTKAVLGAIVTRVPTVVGALPEPVETIRTGDLVRVDGDQGTVTVLARAAGPQAKPSGLRGT, encoded by the coding sequence ATGACCGAGATGCGCGGCCGGGGCATCGTGCCCGGCGTCGTGGAGGCCGAGGCGCTGGTGACCACCGAGACGATCTCGGGGTTCGGCGGCATCGATGTGGCGACCGGAACGGTCATCGAGCCGCGGCACGAGCTGTTCGGCGTGTGCTTCACCGGCAAGGTCCTCGTCTTCCCTGGCGCGAAGGGGTCCAGCGGCTGGTCCGGGTTCTTCCAGAGCACGCGCCTGATGGGTACGGCGCCGGCCGCGATGGTGTTCGCGGTGCCGACCACGAAGGCCGTGCTGGGCGCCATCGTCACGCGTGTGCCGACGGTCGTCGGCGCGCTCCCCGAGCCGGTGGAGACCATCCGCACCGGGGACCTCGTGCGCGTGGACGGGGATCAGGGCACGGTCACCGTCCTCGCGCGGGCCGCGGGCCCTCAGGCGAAGCCCTCGGGTCTCCGCGGCACGTAG
- a CDS encoding aconitase X → MQLTDEERRMRDGAEGDAVAAAMDLLIRYGEALDAERLCETRNVAGTMTQPSPAKAQLFAEGGWERVFAVVNLDCDRPLDIPRMKVPTCQLQHGFGEDAVGISPYPTRNIELQADAESFVSERGVNILATCTPYQVGNLPVRGEHCAWMESSAVVYANSVLGARTNCEGTASTGAASLTGRIPYWGNHLTENRFATRSVRADVPIDGFQEWGMFGYFVGEQVGEERPAVSGALVRPDLADLKHFGAATATSGGVEIFHMPGITPEAPTLEAAFDGGPVPTPIVYGEPERRAVYEALNDQGSSTDVDFVLLGCPHASLDQIAEIAFLLEGRTLHADTELWIMTPRALRTMADRNGYTAIIRRAGGRLLTDSCPAMSKAAPEGTRVFATDSAKQAHYLPAILGIEAWFGTLAECVDAAVTGRWRGGLRR, encoded by the coding sequence GTGCAACTCACCGACGAGGAACGACGCATGCGGGACGGTGCGGAGGGCGACGCGGTCGCGGCCGCCATGGATCTGCTCATCCGCTACGGGGAGGCGCTCGACGCGGAACGGCTGTGTGAGACCCGCAACGTCGCCGGGACGATGACGCAGCCGTCGCCCGCCAAGGCGCAGCTGTTCGCGGAAGGGGGATGGGAGCGCGTGTTCGCGGTCGTGAACCTCGACTGCGACCGCCCGCTGGACATCCCCCGGATGAAGGTTCCCACCTGCCAGCTGCAGCACGGGTTCGGCGAGGATGCCGTGGGGATCTCCCCGTACCCGACCCGGAACATCGAGCTGCAGGCGGATGCGGAGTCCTTCGTCAGCGAGCGCGGGGTCAACATCCTCGCGACCTGCACGCCCTACCAGGTCGGGAACCTGCCCGTGCGGGGTGAGCACTGCGCCTGGATGGAGTCGTCCGCCGTCGTCTACGCCAACTCGGTCCTCGGCGCCCGCACCAACTGCGAGGGCACCGCGTCGACCGGGGCGGCCAGCCTGACCGGCCGCATCCCCTACTGGGGCAACCACCTCACCGAGAACCGGTTCGCGACCCGCTCGGTCCGTGCGGACGTGCCGATCGACGGGTTCCAGGAGTGGGGCATGTTCGGCTATTTCGTGGGGGAGCAGGTCGGCGAGGAGCGACCGGCCGTCTCCGGGGCCCTCGTCCGCCCCGATCTGGCGGACCTCAAGCACTTCGGTGCCGCGACCGCGACGTCGGGGGGTGTGGAGATCTTCCACATGCCCGGGATCACCCCCGAGGCGCCGACGCTGGAGGCGGCGTTCGACGGCGGCCCGGTGCCGACCCCGATCGTCTACGGCGAACCGGAGCGCCGGGCCGTCTACGAGGCGCTGAACGACCAGGGCTCCAGCACCGACGTCGACTTCGTGCTGCTGGGCTGCCCGCATGCGTCACTGGATCAGATCGCCGAGATCGCGTTCCTCCTCGAGGGGCGTACCCTCCACGCCGACACGGAGCTGTGGATCATGACACCGCGAGCGCTCCGGACGATGGCCGACCGCAACGGCTACACCGCGATCATCCGTCGGGCGGGAGGACGGCTGCTCACCGACTCCTGCCCGGCGATGTCGAAGGCGGCACCGGAAGGCACGCGGGTGTTCGCCACGGACTCCGCGAAGCAGGCGCACTACCTCCCCGCGATCCTCGGTATCGAGGCGTGGTTCGGCACCCTGGCCGAATGCGTCGATGCGGCGGTCACCGGACGGTGGCGGGGAGGTCTCCGCCGATGA
- the rocD gene encoding ornithine--oxo-acid transaminase, whose amino-acid sequence MTTTPLDTATIAIIASEEDHLAHNYHPLPVVIARGEGSWVTDVEGKRYLDLLSAYSALNFGHLHPAIVSVAQEQLGRLTLTSRAYHNDQLGVFADSLARLCGKDMVLPMNTGAEAVETGIKVARAWAYRVKGVPDGRAGIIVADRNFHGRTTTIVGFSDDPSARDDFGPYAPGFVSVPFGDAAAIEAAIDENTAAVLIEPIQGEAGIIVPPEGYLRAVREICTRHRVLFIADEIQSGLGRVGYTFACEREEVVPDVYLLGKALGGGILPVSAVVADRDVLGVIRPGEHGSTFGGNPLAAAVAHRVVEMLATGEFQRRALALGEHLEAKLDGLIGHGVTAVRVAGLWAGIDIDPAVGTGREVAEQLLRRGVLVKDTHGQTIRIAPPLVIRATELDWAIEQLRLVLQG is encoded by the coding sequence ATGACGACCACACCGCTGGACACCGCCACGATCGCGATCATCGCATCGGAGGAGGACCACCTCGCCCACAACTACCACCCGCTGCCCGTGGTCATCGCGCGCGGCGAGGGGTCCTGGGTGACGGATGTCGAGGGCAAGCGCTACCTGGACCTGCTCTCGGCGTACTCGGCGCTCAACTTCGGGCACCTGCATCCGGCGATCGTCTCCGTCGCCCAGGAGCAGCTCGGACGGCTCACCCTCACCAGCCGTGCGTACCACAACGACCAGCTCGGGGTGTTCGCCGACTCGCTCGCGCGCCTGTGCGGCAAGGACATGGTCCTGCCGATGAACACCGGCGCCGAGGCCGTCGAGACGGGCATCAAGGTGGCGCGGGCCTGGGCGTACCGGGTGAAGGGGGTCCCGGACGGCCGGGCGGGGATCATCGTGGCCGACCGGAACTTCCACGGCCGCACCACGACGATCGTCGGGTTCAGTGACGATCCCTCGGCGCGGGACGACTTCGGCCCCTACGCGCCCGGGTTCGTCAGCGTGCCCTTCGGCGACGCGGCCGCCATCGAGGCGGCCATCGACGAGAACACCGCGGCCGTGCTCATCGAGCCGATCCAGGGCGAGGCCGGCATCATCGTCCCGCCCGAGGGATACCTGCGCGCGGTGCGGGAGATCTGCACCCGCCACCGGGTCCTGTTCATCGCCGACGAGATCCAGTCCGGGCTCGGCCGGGTGGGCTACACGTTCGCCTGCGAGCGCGAAGAGGTCGTCCCGGACGTGTACCTGCTCGGCAAGGCGCTCGGCGGCGGCATCCTGCCGGTGTCCGCCGTCGTCGCCGACCGCGACGTCCTCGGCGTCATCCGGCCGGGCGAGCACGGGTCGACGTTCGGGGGCAACCCGCTTGCGGCAGCCGTGGCGCACCGGGTCGTGGAGATGCTCGCGACCGGGGAGTTCCAGCGGCGTGCCCTCGCCCTCGGCGAGCACCTCGAGGCGAAGCTCGACGGCCTGATCGGGCACGGCGTCACGGCCGTCCGCGTGGCGGGCTTGTGGGCGGGTATCGACATCGATCCCGCGGTCGGTACCGGTCGCGAGGTCGCCGAGCAGCTGCTCCGGCGTGGAGTGCTGGTCAAGGACACCCACGGTCAGACGATCCGGATCGCCCCGCCCCTCGTCATCCGGGCGACCGAGCTCGACTGGGCGATCGAGCAGCTGCGGCTGGTGCTCCAGGGCTGA
- the ddaH gene encoding dimethylargininase, with protein MSTQNTAPAEAPTETRIAQHRRYLMCRPEHFTVSYTINPWMEPANPTDTARAVAQWQTLYDTYLSLGHEVELIDPIEGLPDMVYTANGGFVIDNVAYGARFRFAERAAEGPAFMRWFAENGFDVAEPVEVNEGEGDFLLVGDTILAGSGFRSTDHSHREVGDVFGKDVVSLKLVDPRFYHLDTALSVLDPVEGPGGVERANIAYLPGAFDAAGQAILAERYPDAIRVDDADGAVFGLNSASDGYNVLISPRAKGFEAQLRERGYNPVLIDLSELLLGGGGIKCCTLELRR; from the coding sequence ATGTCCACGCAGAACACTGCCCCCGCCGAGGCGCCCACCGAGACCCGGATCGCCCAGCACCGGCGCTACCTGATGTGCCGACCCGAGCACTTCACCGTCAGCTACACGATCAACCCGTGGATGGAGCCGGCGAACCCGACCGACACCGCCCGCGCCGTCGCGCAGTGGCAGACCCTGTACGACACCTATCTCTCCCTGGGACACGAGGTCGAGCTGATCGACCCGATCGAGGGCCTGCCGGACATGGTCTACACCGCCAACGGCGGGTTCGTCATCGACAACGTCGCGTACGGTGCGCGGTTCCGCTTCGCCGAGCGGGCGGCCGAGGGGCCGGCGTTCATGCGCTGGTTCGCCGAGAACGGCTTCGACGTCGCCGAGCCGGTCGAGGTGAACGAGGGCGAGGGTGACTTCCTGCTCGTCGGCGACACCATCCTCGCGGGCTCCGGCTTCCGGTCCACGGATCACAGCCATCGCGAAGTCGGTGACGTGTTCGGCAAGGACGTCGTGTCCCTGAAGCTCGTCGACCCCCGCTTCTACCACCTCGACACGGCGCTCTCCGTGCTGGATCCCGTCGAGGGCCCCGGTGGGGTCGAGCGCGCCAACATCGCCTATCTCCCCGGTGCGTTCGACGCCGCCGGGCAGGCCATCCTGGCCGAGCGCTATCCCGACGCGATCCGCGTGGACGACGCCGACGGTGCCGTGTTCGGCCTGAACTCGGCGAGCGACGGCTACAACGTCCTCATCTCCCCGCGGGCGAAGGGCTTCGAAGCGCAACTGCGCGAGCGCGGCTACAACCCCGTACTCATCGATCTGTCCGAGCTTCTGCTCGGGGGCGGCGGCATCAAGTGCTGCACGCTCGAACTGCGTCGCTGA
- a CDS encoding aldo/keto reductase, producing MEYRTLGPFTVSAIGLGAMPLSMNNDNAVPSRADAVATVHAALDAGVTLIDTADIYAPAWDEMGHNELIVAEALSSWGGDRSGIVVTTKGGITRSEGETWGRNGSLDYLRAAVHASLRNLDADVIDLYQYHRPDRWMVYGEVMENLKTLQQEGLVRAVGISNASVEEIDIALQVLGQGNLASVQNEFSPRHPGSFDELRYCAERGIAFLPWSPLGGTGGGARAVGERFGVFAEIGREHGVSPQRVVLAWELSLSDTVIPIPGARRAASITDSAQAPGLRLSAEELARCSAAVGLEL from the coding sequence ATGGAGTACCGCACGCTCGGCCCGTTCACCGTGTCCGCCATCGGTCTGGGGGCCATGCCCCTGTCGATGAACAACGACAACGCCGTCCCCTCCCGCGCGGATGCGGTCGCCACCGTGCACGCCGCGCTCGACGCCGGGGTCACCCTCATCGACACCGCGGACATCTACGCTCCCGCGTGGGACGAGATGGGGCACAACGAGCTCATCGTCGCGGAGGCGCTCTCCTCGTGGGGCGGCGACCGCTCGGGGATCGTCGTCACCACGAAGGGCGGGATCACCCGCAGCGAGGGTGAGACATGGGGCCGCAACGGCTCGCTGGACTACCTGCGCGCGGCGGTGCACGCCTCGCTCCGGAACCTCGACGCCGACGTCATCGACCTCTACCAGTACCACCGGCCCGATCGCTGGATGGTCTACGGCGAGGTGATGGAGAACCTGAAGACCCTCCAACAGGAGGGCCTCGTGCGCGCCGTCGGCATCTCCAACGCGAGCGTCGAGGAGATCGACATCGCCCTGCAGGTGCTCGGCCAGGGCAACCTCGCCAGCGTGCAGAACGAGTTCTCGCCGCGGCATCCCGGCAGCTTCGACGAGCTGCGGTACTGCGCGGAGCGCGGCATCGCGTTCCTCCCCTGGAGCCCGCTCGGCGGAACCGGCGGCGGCGCCCGGGCGGTCGGCGAGCGGTTCGGCGTCTTCGCCGAGATCGGCCGCGAGCACGGCGTGAGCCCGCAGCGCGTGGTCCTCGCCTGGGAGCTGTCGCTGAGCGACACGGTGATCCCGATCCCCGGCGCCCGTCGCGCCGCATCCATCACCGACTCCGCGCAGGCGCCCGGGCTGCGGCTCTCCGCCGAGGAGCTCGCCCGCTGCTCCGCCGCGGTCGGCCTGGAGCTCTGA
- a CDS encoding alpha-N-arabinofuranosidase yields MPTARLALDPAFAIGPVRRRLFGGFVEHLGRHVYDGIHEPGHPTADAEGFRRDVIDLVTELGVSTIRYPGGNFVSGFRWEDSVGPVADRPRRLDLAWHSTETNEVGLHEFSSWLEKVGSDLMLAVNLGTRGTQEALDLLEYANIRGGTTLSDQRIANGRTEPFDVRMWCLGNEMDGPWQLGHRSAEDYGKLASQTAKGMRQLDPSLELVVCGSSGAGMPTFGEWERVVLTHTYEDVDYISCHAYYAEKDGDLDSFLASGVDMDGFIEAVVATADHVRAVTRSEKRVDISFDEWNVWYIDRFEGVDKITGIDDWPIAPRLLEDVYSVADAVVVGGLLISLLKHADRVASASLAQLVNVIAPIMTEPGGPAWRQTTFFPFAITSRLAQGEAVRLTIDSPTHPTARYGDVPLVDAVATHDAEAGRSAVFLVNRSRTEPLEVTVDVSALGDVTVLEAHTLSDEDVYAANTLDDRERVAPHENTSATAADGVLTVTLPPVSWSAIALG; encoded by the coding sequence ATGCCGACTGCCCGACTCGCCCTCGACCCCGCCTTCGCGATCGGACCCGTCCGTCGCCGACTGTTCGGCGGGTTCGTCGAGCACCTGGGCCGGCACGTGTACGACGGCATCCACGAACCCGGACACCCCACGGCGGATGCGGAGGGCTTCCGCAGGGACGTCATCGACCTCGTCACCGAACTCGGGGTGAGCACCATCCGCTATCCCGGGGGGAACTTCGTCTCCGGGTTCCGCTGGGAGGACTCGGTGGGACCCGTCGCCGACCGGCCGCGACGGCTGGACCTGGCATGGCACTCCACCGAGACCAACGAGGTCGGGCTGCACGAGTTCTCGTCCTGGCTGGAGAAGGTCGGCAGCGACCTCATGCTGGCGGTGAACCTGGGCACCCGGGGCACGCAGGAGGCGCTCGACCTGCTGGAGTACGCGAACATCCGCGGCGGGACGACGCTGAGCGATCAGCGCATCGCGAACGGGCGCACGGAGCCGTTCGATGTGCGGATGTGGTGCCTCGGCAACGAGATGGACGGACCGTGGCAGCTCGGACACCGCTCGGCCGAGGACTACGGCAAGCTCGCCTCGCAGACGGCGAAGGGGATGCGTCAGCTGGACCCGTCCCTCGAACTCGTCGTGTGCGGCTCCTCCGGAGCGGGCATGCCGACGTTCGGCGAGTGGGAGCGGGTGGTGCTCACCCACACCTACGAGGACGTCGACTACATCTCCTGCCACGCCTACTACGCGGAGAAGGACGGCGACCTCGACAGTTTCCTCGCCTCGGGCGTCGACATGGACGGCTTCATCGAGGCGGTCGTCGCCACGGCCGACCATGTGCGCGCCGTCACCCGCAGCGAGAAGCGCGTCGACATCTCCTTCGATGAGTGGAACGTCTGGTACATCGATCGCTTCGAGGGCGTGGACAAGATCACCGGGATCGACGACTGGCCGATCGCCCCCCGCCTGCTCGAGGACGTCTACTCGGTGGCGGACGCCGTCGTCGTCGGCGGCCTCCTCATCTCCTTGCTCAAGCACGCAGACCGCGTCGCGAGCGCCTCGCTCGCCCAGCTCGTGAACGTGATCGCGCCCATCATGACGGAGCCGGGCGGGCCGGCCTGGCGGCAGACGACGTTCTTCCCCTTCGCGATCACCTCGCGTCTCGCGCAGGGTGAGGCCGTGCGTCTCACGATCGACTCGCCGACCCACCCCACGGCGCGCTACGGCGACGTCCCGCTCGTGGACGCCGTCGCCACGCACGACGCGGAGGCCGGCCGCAGCGCGGTCTTCCTGGTGAACCGCAGCCGGACCGAGCCGCTCGAGGTGACCGTCGACGTCTCCGCGCTCGGCGACGTCACGGTGCTCGAGGCGCACACCCTCTCGGACGAGGACGTCTACGCCGCGAACACCCTGGACGACCGCGAGCGGGTCGCCCCGCACGAGAACACCTCCGCCACGGCGGCCGATGGTGTGCTCACGGTGACCCTGCCGCCCGTCTCCTGGAGCGCCATCGCCCTCGGCTGA